The Pseudomonas parafulva genome includes a window with the following:
- the cmk gene encoding (d)CMP kinase — MSTLTPVITIDGPSGSGKGTVAGLMARELGWRLLDSGALYRLLAFNASNHGVDLTNEELLTQLAAHLDVQFIAAEPGKLQQIILEGEDVSNVIRTETVGAGASMVASLPAVRDALLVRQRAFREAPGLIADGRDMGTVVFPDAPLKVFLTASAEERARRRYLQLKGKGEDVSLSSLLDEIRARDERDTQRAVAPLKPAADAIQLDSTELSIEQVLQRIRSELALRDLL; from the coding sequence GTGAGCACCTTGACGCCGGTCATCACCATTGATGGACCCAGTGGTTCCGGCAAGGGGACCGTGGCCGGTCTGATGGCACGCGAGCTGGGTTGGCGGCTGCTGGATTCGGGCGCGCTGTACCGTCTGCTGGCCTTCAATGCCAGCAACCACGGCGTGGACCTGACAAATGAGGAACTGCTGACCCAACTTGCCGCCCATCTGGATGTGCAATTCATTGCCGCCGAGCCCGGTAAACTGCAGCAGATCATTCTCGAGGGTGAGGATGTCAGCAACGTGATCCGCACCGAAACCGTCGGTGCCGGCGCTTCGATGGTCGCTTCGCTGCCTGCGGTGCGTGATGCACTGCTGGTGCGCCAGCGCGCCTTTCGCGAGGCGCCAGGCCTGATTGCCGACGGTCGTGACATGGGCACGGTGGTGTTTCCGGACGCGCCGCTGAAGGTGTTTCTGACCGCCAGTGCCGAGGAACGTGCTCGCCGTCGTTACCTTCAGTTGAAGGGCAAGGGTGAAGATGTTAGTCTGTCGAGTCTGCTGGATGAGATTCGTGCGCGTGACGAGCGCGACACCCAACGTGCAGTGGCCCCGCTAAAACCTGCGGCCGACGCCATTCAGTTGGACTCAACCGAGTTGTCCATCGAGCAGGTGTTGCAACGTATCAGGAGCGAGCTCGCCTTGCGCGATCTCCTCTGA